The segment AGGGTGCACAATATCATTTGGTAATTCTTGGACCGTATGTACTAACCCTAACCTAGCCCACACTTTcgtaaaaaaaaattcaaataataCATGTATATCATCCTCCATATATAGCTGGAATCATGAAAACATTGGACTGTTGTTTACACATTTTTTTCTCAGGGCGTCAGCAGTATAAAGAACTCGACGACATGAACGCTGAAGAAAATTAATAATCTTGTCTGGTAACTTAAGTCTTCATAGCTTCTTCCAGAACAGTTTCTCTGGTCCATAGatttgaaattattatatttttatatgaatttatgtactttgattatattaaaattacctttgaccgagtaatgataaaagtgtatttcgggtatattatgaatcgtatgagaaatatgaatgatctagaaatgatttaaGCCTCCTAATTTTagaagtgatattattggcctcttgtgtaacctagactataaaatgcgtaaccacgctcaaatattgacactacaagaaaaatgcaaTCAGACAACGGTTGAAAGACAACAGTTGAAAATGAAGAAGACGTATAAAGTAATTGAAGATGTTGAACCAGAGCTTGTTGTTCAAATTGGTCCGAATTATCCTTCTGCAATGAAACGTTTGTGGACATGGGCAAAGGAAGCCTTGAGTGGTGGCCGAACAATTTATTTTGAGCTAAGCAAAGAAGCATTTGGCTTTACAAAGAAGCAAATCATGTTCTTATCTGATATACATGCAGTGTGCTCTGGAGGTGAAATGGCCGGCTCTGTCATTTGCCTTTTTATTCAGTAAGCTTTTCATTCAAAGTTTTTTTTTCGGAGTATATAGCCTTGGAATAAATATGACAATATTTACTAAGGACTGCTTAATTTAATTTGTAGATTCTTGAATGAATATATGAAGAAGCATAAGATGGTCAACATGATTAGCTTTGTAGATCCGGGCACAATCGGTGCCATTGGATGTGGCAGTGCAGTGCAGAGGTCGCGTGAATTGTGTACAAGATTTAAGAATTCTAGGAAAGGGCAGCATTTTCTCCTGCCGTACAATGATGTGTAAGTATTTTTACTATCCCAAGCTATTAAGCTGTTAAGCCTTGCcagttttttattaatttttttcaagaatttagCTTTTATTTTTAAGGAATGGGTTCAATTGTATAGTTAAACTCGATAATATTTGTTGTTGAAATTTATATTAATTGCATTGGTTCAGTATAAACGTAATCAAATGCCTTGACAGTTTTGAAGTTAATATAAAAGTAATCAAATGGCTTACAGTATTTAATTGATTTTGTTACTAGATGTTAGGTTTGTTTCTAAGACGGGGGAAATTGTATAGTTCAACCTGATAATATTTGAagttcaaatttgatgataatTGTATAGGTTCAGTTTTAAAGTTGATTTATTTACTGGAATTTAAATTTTATCAGTATGAGCCTTCAATTTTTGATGTTATACCTGATCATGTTTATTATAGTAAATTACACTCTACTAGTATCACATTTTGGATTATTTTTCATAAATAGTgagtttaaataatttttaggttgattttaattcaatagaaatgtaattttttttatgatatttaagTTGTTTGAGTGACAAAAAAGCATCAAATTTAGGCTTTACTAACAAGCACCTCTGTTTATTTTTCATAGCAACCACTGCACCCTGACAGTTGTTAATCCAGACGCAGAGGTAGTCTACTATATGGACCCTCATAAATGCCGAATTGCAAATGGAGAATGGGTGGATGTTGTCGACAAGTAAGAGTTCACGTTATAAAATTTGATTATTAAGTCTTGACTTATAAATCTTGTCCGACCATATTTTGTAGTGGTTATTTTGTGTTTTGATATATCTCGTTTTGGTTGCAGTGCCATTAAAATGTACAAGGAGGATTTGAAAAAGGTTCCGAAGAAGAAAGTATTATGGGAGAACATGGcggtatttatttatttttgtgatcatatattaattatgttattaaaggagactggatattttaaatgattttttgttTGATATTTTAGGGAGTTCCAGTGCAGACCGGGAGCAAGGATTGTGGCCTGTTTGTGATGCGATACATGATGGAAATCATTCATGATAAGGAGCTGGACTTTGCTAATAAGGTGACAATTGACTATCTGTGGGCCTTTTCATCCACTTTGTATTTACTCTTATAAGGGCAGAACATGTTACTTATACAAAATTTTGGATGATATTTCAGTGGCTGCGTAGATCAAACCTGGTTTACACTGAGGATGACATCAACGAGATCAGGGTTGagtttgcaaaatattttatgaaacatTGTGCAAGCTAGGTCCTCgcctttcttttcttttgaacttatcgtaaactggatgttttatgtatgtagttggtgataagtagactcgtttgaacttatcgtatgttgacaagtagactcgtttgaacttatcgtatgttgacaagtagactcgtttgaacttatcgtaAAGTGGATGTTTTATGTATGTAGTTGGTGATAAGTAGACTTGCGATAATGTATTTTGTGTTTCGGTGGATTGCTGGTAGTTTGGTAGGTAGATGTGGTTATTTTGGATTGTTGAACGGATGGATTATGGTATGGTAGTGAATTGGTTTTGTTTTGGCGGGGGCCTAG is part of the Apium graveolens cultivar Ventura unplaced genomic scaffold, ASM990537v1 ctg8220, whole genome shotgun sequence genome and harbors:
- the LOC141704767 gene encoding uncharacterized protein LOC141704767, which produces MKKTYKVIEDVEPELVVQIGPNYPSAMKRLWTWAKEALSGGRTIYFELSKEAFGFTKKQIMFLSDIHAVCSGGEMAGSVICLFIQFLNEYMKKHKMVNMISFVDPGTIGAIGCGSAVQRSRELCTRFKNSRKGQHFLLPYNDVNHCTLTVVNPDAEVVYYMDPHKCRIANGEWVDVVDNAIKMYKEDLKKVPKKKVLWENMAGVPVQTGSKDCGLFVMRYMMEIIHDKELDFANKWLRRSNLVYTEDDINEIRVEFAKYFMKHCAS